The following proteins come from a genomic window of Sphingosinicella flava:
- a CDS encoding dicarboxylate/amino acid:cation symporter, translating into MSQPTRILAALVLGLSLGLFSASAGVAWLDGAVSGASLVGGLWLNALQMTIVPLVVSLLVTGIAATAKAARASKVAGRALVLFIILLWISAAIAAVLTPMILDAWPLPRDAADGLRSAIAGSAPVGEVPSLVDFFRSIVPTNPVAAAANDAFLPLILFTLVFAFALTRIPDAARDQLIGFFRAVSDVMLVMIGWILWLAPIGVLALAYAVGARAGTAAFGALVHYVIVVSAVGIVVWALAYPLALIGARTGLATFARAVAPSQAVAISTQSSLASLPAMLRGTERLGVPVALSGVVLPMAVAIFRVTGPAMNLAVAFYVAHLFGIELGPGAIAAGIAAAATTTLGAVSLPGQVSFITSIAPICIVMGIPIEPLALLIAVETVPDIFRTLGNVTMDVAATATVAKRSGVPAEVVESEQDALIEAGMEMR; encoded by the coding sequence ATGTCACAACCGACACGCATTCTTGCAGCGCTCGTCCTCGGCCTGTCGCTTGGCCTGTTCAGCGCTTCGGCGGGAGTGGCCTGGCTGGACGGCGCCGTTTCGGGCGCGAGCCTGGTGGGCGGCTTGTGGCTTAACGCGCTGCAGATGACCATCGTGCCGCTGGTCGTCTCCCTGCTCGTCACCGGCATCGCCGCGACGGCCAAGGCGGCGCGGGCGAGCAAGGTGGCGGGCCGCGCGCTCGTCCTTTTCATCATCCTCCTTTGGATTTCCGCCGCCATTGCCGCCGTGCTGACGCCGATGATCCTCGATGCATGGCCGCTGCCGCGCGATGCGGCCGACGGGCTACGGTCCGCGATCGCCGGATCGGCCCCGGTGGGCGAAGTGCCGAGCCTCGTCGATTTCTTCCGGTCCATCGTACCGACGAACCCCGTCGCGGCGGCAGCGAACGATGCATTCCTCCCGCTCATCCTCTTCACCCTCGTCTTCGCTTTCGCGCTGACCCGCATTCCCGATGCGGCACGCGACCAACTGATCGGATTTTTCCGCGCGGTTTCGGACGTGATGCTGGTGATGATCGGCTGGATATTGTGGCTGGCGCCGATCGGCGTGCTCGCGCTCGCTTATGCGGTCGGGGCGCGTGCGGGGACGGCGGCGTTCGGCGCGCTCGTCCATTATGTGATCGTCGTGTCCGCCGTCGGCATCGTCGTCTGGGCGCTGGCTTATCCGCTCGCGCTGATCGGAGCGCGCACAGGCCTCGCCACTTTCGCCCGCGCCGTGGCGCCGAGCCAGGCGGTGGCGATCAGCACCCAATCCTCGCTGGCCTCGCTCCCAGCCATGCTCCGCGGGACGGAGCGGCTTGGCGTGCCGGTCGCGCTGTCCGGCGTGGTGCTGCCGATGGCCGTCGCCATTTTCCGCGTCACCGGACCGGCAATGAACCTTGCCGTCGCTTTCTACGTCGCGCACCTGTTCGGGATCGAGCTTGGGCCAGGCGCCATCGCCGCCGGAATCGCCGCCGCGGCGACGACCACCCTGGGCGCGGTCAGCCTGCCAGGCCAGGTGAGCTTCATCACCTCCATCGCGCCGATCTGCATCGTCATGGGCATTCCCATCGAGCCGCTCGCCTTGCTGATCGCGGTGGAGACGGTGCCGGACATTTTCCGCACCTTGGGCAACGTGACGATGGACGTCGCCGCGACCGCGACCGTCGCCAAACGCAGCGGCGTTCCGGCAGAGGTGGTGGAGAGCGAGCAAGACGCCTTGATCGAGGCCGGGATGGAGATGCGCTGA
- the glmM gene encoding phosphoglucosamine mutase, with the protein MARKYFGTDGIRGRTNEKLMTAEMAQRVGQAAGAHFLRGDHRHRVLIGKDTRLSGYMMESALVSGFTSVGMDVVMVGPVPTPAVAMLARSMRADLGVMISASHNKYLDNGIKLFGPDGYKLSDQDEMAIEAMIDAPPKLVPASEIGRAKRIEDARGRYIHAAKSTFPEHLRLDGLRVVIDCANGAAYQVAPEALWELGADVVAIGVNPNGTNINENCGSTAPQLLQKTVIETRADIGIALDGDADRLIVVDEAGQVVDGDQLMALIACSWAKRGALRGKGIVATVMSNLGLERHLGACGLSLIRSQVGDRYVLEEMRKGGYNVGGEQSGHIILSDYATTGDGLVAGLQVLAALAVNEKPASELLHQFDPLPQLLKNVRFTGGAPLEHDKVKSAIAAGEVRLNGAGRLLIRKSGTEPVIRVMAEGEDEGLVSQVVDDICAAIEAA; encoded by the coding sequence ATGGCGCGCAAATATTTCGGTACGGACGGCATCAGGGGGCGCACCAACGAGAAGCTGATGACCGCCGAAATGGCGCAGCGCGTCGGCCAGGCGGCGGGCGCGCATTTCCTGCGCGGCGACCACCGCCACCGCGTGCTGATCGGCAAGGATACGCGCCTGTCGGGCTATATGATGGAATCCGCGCTCGTGTCGGGTTTCACCAGCGTCGGCATGGATGTGGTGATGGTGGGCCCGGTGCCGACGCCCGCCGTCGCGATGCTCGCCCGCTCGATGCGCGCCGATCTTGGCGTCATGATTTCGGCCAGCCACAACAAATATCTCGACAATGGCATCAAATTGTTCGGGCCGGACGGCTACAAGCTCTCCGATCAGGACGAAATGGCGATCGAGGCGATGATCGACGCGCCGCCCAAGCTCGTTCCCGCTTCCGAAATCGGCCGCGCCAAGCGGATCGAGGATGCGCGTGGCCGCTACATCCATGCCGCCAAGTCGACCTTCCCCGAACATCTTCGCCTCGACGGCCTCCGCGTCGTGATCGATTGCGCGAACGGCGCCGCTTATCAGGTCGCGCCCGAAGCCCTGTGGGAGCTGGGCGCGGACGTGGTCGCCATCGGCGTCAATCCCAACGGGACCAACATCAACGAAAATTGCGGGTCGACCGCGCCGCAATTGCTGCAGAAGACGGTGATCGAAACCCGCGCCGATATCGGCATTGCGCTGGATGGCGACGCCGACCGACTGATCGTTGTCGATGAGGCCGGACAAGTGGTGGACGGCGATCAGTTAATGGCGCTCATCGCCTGCTCCTGGGCGAAGCGGGGGGCGTTGCGCGGCAAGGGCATCGTCGCGACGGTGATGTCGAATCTCGGCCTCGAGCGCCATCTTGGCGCGTGCGGCCTATCGCTCATCCGTTCGCAAGTCGGCGACCGCTATGTGCTCGAAGAAATGCGCAAGGGCGGATACAATGTCGGCGGCGAGCAATCGGGTCACATCATCCTGTCCGATTATGCCACGACCGGCGACGGCCTGGTCGCGGGCCTCCAAGTTCTCGCCGCCCTCGCCGTCAACGAAAAGCCTGCCAGCGAATTGCTCCATCAATTCGATCCGTTGCCGCAGCTGCTGAAGAACGTCCGTTTCACCGGTGGTGCGCCGCTCGAGCATGATAAGGTGAAATCCGCCATTGCGGCGGGCGAAGTCCGCCTCAACGGCGCTGGCCGTCTCCTGATCCGCAAATCCGGGACCGAGCCGGTAATCCGCGTCATGGCGGAGGGCGAAGACGAAGGGCTGGTGAGCCAGGTCGTGGACGACATCTGCGCGGCGATCGAGGCGGCGTGA
- the thiD gene encoding bifunctional hydroxymethylpyrimidine kinase/phosphomethylpyrimidine kinase: MTARILIIAGSDSGGGAGIQADIKTVTMMGGHAMTAVTALTAQNTLGVEGVLPISADFVLQQMDMVVSDIGVDAVKIGMIGAPDTAERVTERLAALSGTSIVFDPVMVASSGAALADKATITAFRKLLGIATIVTPNAPELGILTGRAVTSAEEAEEAGKALAAEWNVAVLAKGGHIDGPVLRDTLIEADGIRTHWESARVDTRNTHGTGCTLASAIATGLGQGRPLVEAVARARDYLQRAIAAAPGFGAGHGPLGHALGVIPYERADATN; the protein is encoded by the coding sequence GTGACCGCCCGCATCCTCATCATCGCCGGGTCGGACAGCGGCGGCGGTGCGGGCATCCAGGCGGATATCAAGACGGTGACGATGATGGGCGGCCACGCCATGACTGCCGTCACCGCACTTACCGCCCAGAACACTCTGGGCGTCGAAGGCGTGCTGCCCATTTCCGCCGATTTCGTGTTGCAACAGATGGACATGGTGGTCTCCGACATCGGCGTGGACGCAGTGAAGATCGGCATGATCGGCGCGCCGGACACGGCGGAGCGGGTGACGGAACGGCTGGCCGCTTTATCCGGAACGTCCATCGTCTTTGATCCCGTCATGGTCGCCTCGAGCGGCGCGGCATTGGCGGATAAGGCGACCATCACCGCGTTCCGAAAGCTGCTCGGGATTGCGACGATCGTGACGCCCAACGCGCCCGAACTCGGCATTCTGACCGGCCGGGCTGTGACGAGCGCAGAGGAAGCGGAAGAAGCCGGGAAGGCTTTGGCGGCGGAGTGGAACGTCGCGGTGCTTGCCAAGGGCGGGCATATCGATGGCCCGGTCCTGCGCGATACGCTGATCGAGGCCGATGGCATCCGCACGCATTGGGAAAGCGCGCGGGTCGACACGCGCAATACTCATGGCACGGGATGCACGCTTGCCAGCGCTATCGCCACGGGCCTTGGCCAAGGGCGTCCGCTCGTGGAAGCGGTGGCGCGTGCGCGCGATTATCTGCAACGTGCCATCGCCGCCGCGCCCGGCTTTGGCGCCGGCCATGGACCGCTCGGCCACGCGCTTGGCGTCATTCCCTACGAACGGGCCGACGCGACGAATTGA
- a CDS encoding ribonuclease HII: protein MTAPCFKIEKDYAAPVVGVDEAGRGPLAGPVVAAAVILDRKRCPRGIDDSKKLCFEVRESLYGKLRQVARIGVGIASVEEIDRYNILWATMLAMTRAVEALGIAPGMVLVDGNRCPNWSYPSTAIIGGDAKSRSIAAASIVAKVTRDRMMTDYCDQHPGYNWRSNKGYGTPDHRAALDRLGPTPLHRRTFAPVKQHLLDL, encoded by the coding sequence ATGACCGCGCCTTGTTTCAAAATCGAGAAGGATTATGCCGCCCCCGTCGTCGGCGTGGACGAAGCGGGCAGGGGGCCTCTCGCCGGGCCGGTCGTCGCGGCGGCCGTGATTCTCGACCGCAAGCGCTGTCCGCGCGGAATCGACGACAGCAAGAAGCTCTGCTTCGAAGTGCGTGAAAGCCTCTACGGCAAGCTCCGCCAAGTCGCCCGCATCGGCGTCGGCATCGCGAGCGTGGAGGAGATCGACCGCTACAACATTCTCTGGGCCACCATGCTCGCCATGACCCGCGCCGTGGAGGCGCTTGGGATCGCCCCGGGCATGGTGCTGGTCGATGGCAATCGCTGCCCAAATTGGTCTTACCCTTCCACCGCGATCATCGGCGGCGATGCGAAAAGCCGCTCCATCGCCGCCGCCTCGATCGTCGCCAAGGTGACGCGCGATCGCATGATGACGGATTATTGCGATCAGCATCCGGGCTATAACTGGCGCTCCAACAAGGGTTATGGCACGCCCGATCACCGCGCTGCGCTCGACCGCCTCGGCCCGACGCCGCTCCACCGCCGGACTTTCGCGCCGGTGAAGCAGCATCTGCTGGATCTTTGA
- a CDS encoding site-specific DNA-methyltransferase has product MSVLQRVAVPKKGMKAKVEPLRGLPLNSIIEDDCIAAMASLPDACVDMIFADPPYNLQLGGELFRPEGGRVDACDDDWDKFDTFAAYDEFTKAWMKEARRILKPNGTLWVIGSYHNIFRCGATLQDLGFWILNDIVWRKSNPMPNFRGTRFTNAHETLIWASKSEDSRYTFNYRTMKALNDDLQMRSDWVLPICSGGERVKTEGVKAHPTQKPESLLYRVLLACTNKGDVVLDPFFGTGTTGAVARRLGRQWIGIEREKKYVKVARQRIDSTLELDESAMKTMVSKRQQPKVPFGALVETGMIEPGAVLTDSKRRWRAKVGADASVSLADKQGSIHQIGAAAQGAPSCNGWTFWHIEQGERLVCLDDLRQKYIAALG; this is encoded by the coding sequence ATGAGTGTTCTGCAGCGTGTCGCCGTGCCGAAGAAGGGCATGAAGGCCAAGGTCGAGCCCCTGCGCGGCCTGCCGCTCAATAGCATCATCGAGGATGATTGTATTGCCGCCATGGCGTCACTTCCGGACGCCTGCGTCGACATGATCTTCGCCGACCCGCCTTACAATCTTCAGCTTGGCGGCGAGCTGTTCCGGCCCGAAGGCGGCCGCGTCGACGCCTGCGACGACGATTGGGACAAGTTCGATACCTTTGCGGCCTATGACGAGTTCACAAAGGCGTGGATGAAGGAGGCCCGCCGCATCCTGAAGCCCAACGGTACTTTGTGGGTCATCGGCAGCTACCACAACATCTTCCGTTGCGGCGCGACGCTGCAGGATTTGGGGTTCTGGATCCTCAACGACATCGTCTGGCGCAAGTCGAACCCGATGCCGAACTTCCGCGGCACCCGCTTCACCAACGCGCATGAAACCCTGATCTGGGCGTCGAAGAGCGAGGACAGCCGCTACACCTTCAACTACCGGACGATGAAGGCGCTGAACGACGATCTTCAGATGCGGTCGGACTGGGTGCTCCCCATCTGTTCGGGCGGCGAGCGGGTGAAGACGGAAGGCGTAAAGGCCCATCCGACGCAGAAGCCCGAAAGCCTCCTCTATCGCGTGCTGCTCGCCTGCACCAACAAGGGCGACGTGGTCCTTGATCCCTTCTTCGGCACCGGCACCACCGGCGCCGTCGCACGCCGCCTCGGCCGCCAGTGGATCGGCATCGAGCGCGAAAAGAAATATGTGAAGGTGGCCCGCCAGCGCATCGACAGCACGCTCGAGCTCGACGAAAGTGCGATGAAGACGATGGTGTCGAAGCGGCAGCAGCCCAAGGTGCCGTTCGGGGCTCTTGTCGAAACCGGCATGATCGAACCGGGCGCCGTCCTTACCGACAGCAAGCGCCGCTGGCGCGCAAAGGTCGGCGCCGACGCCTCCGTCAGCCTCGCCGACAAGCAAGGCTCCATCCACCAGATCGGCGCCGCCGCCCAAGGGGCGCCAAGCTGCAACGGCTGGACCTTTTGGCACATCGAACAAGGCGAACGCCTCGTCTGCCTCGACGATCTGAGGCAAAAATACATTGCGGCGTTGGGCTAA
- a CDS encoding PQQ-dependent sugar dehydrogenase, with protein MIHARFFLPALSALALAACGGQPAAEQYGANPDLPQPQRGLLPSMEIAKPTGWDGQMPTVPQGYTIRAIATDLKIPRQTLVLPNGDILVAEGKGGGAPKLTPKDVIAGYIKAKGTSPVKGGNRLTLLRDADGDGTYEGRTVFAKNLNAPYGLAFSNGRIYVANQDALVRFDYRDGQTKASGPPIKITELPSQINHHWTKALAVSPDGRFLYAGIGSNSNIGERGMTAEQDRAVIWQIDAQTGAHKIFASGIRNPTALAIQRSTGTLWSVANERDEIGPNLVPDYLTSVREGGFYGWPYSYWGNNVDDRVRPQNPQKVASAIRPDYALGSHVAALGVAFSNPLMGARFADGVFVGEHGSWNRNPPVGYKVVFVPFRGGRPAGPPIDVVTGFRGADGKTRGRPVGVTVDPRGALVVADDLSNTIWRVTAAAGQPR; from the coding sequence ATGATCCATGCCCGCTTTTTCCTGCCTGCCCTTTCCGCCTTGGCGCTTGCCGCCTGCGGAGGCCAGCCCGCGGCCGAGCAATATGGCGCCAATCCCGATCTTCCCCAGCCTCAGCGCGGTCTGTTGCCGAGCATGGAAATCGCCAAGCCGACGGGCTGGGACGGGCAAATGCCGACGGTGCCGCAAGGCTACACGATCCGCGCGATCGCGACAGACCTCAAAATCCCGCGCCAGACGCTGGTGCTGCCCAATGGCGATATCCTCGTCGCGGAAGGCAAAGGCGGCGGCGCGCCGAAGCTGACGCCCAAAGACGTAATCGCGGGCTATATCAAGGCCAAGGGCACGAGCCCGGTCAAGGGCGGCAACCGCCTGACCCTGCTCCGCGACGCGGACGGCGACGGTACTTATGAAGGCCGTACCGTTTTCGCCAAGAATTTGAACGCGCCCTATGGCCTCGCTTTTTCTAACGGGCGGATTTACGTCGCCAATCAGGATGCGCTGGTGCGGTTCGACTATCGCGACGGCCAGACCAAGGCCAGCGGGCCGCCGATCAAGATCACTGAGCTCCCATCGCAGATCAACCATCACTGGACGAAAGCGCTGGCGGTTAGCCCGGACGGCCGTTTCCTCTATGCTGGCATCGGATCCAATTCCAACATCGGCGAGCGCGGTATGACGGCCGAGCAGGACCGCGCGGTGATCTGGCAGATCGACGCGCAAACCGGCGCCCACAAAATCTTCGCGTCCGGCATCCGCAACCCGACCGCGCTCGCCATCCAGCGGAGCACGGGGACGTTGTGGTCGGTAGCGAACGAACGGGACGAGATCGGCCCCAATCTGGTGCCCGATTATCTGACGTCCGTGCGGGAGGGCGGCTTTTACGGTTGGCCCTATTCCTATTGGGGCAATAATGTCGACGATCGCGTCCGGCCGCAAAATCCGCAGAAGGTCGCGTCCGCGATCCGCCCGGATTATGCGCTCGGCTCCCACGTCGCGGCCTTGGGCGTCGCTTTCTCCAATCCCCTGATGGGCGCGCGTTTCGCCGACGGCGTGTTCGTCGGCGAACATGGCAGCTGGAACCGCAATCCGCCGGTCGGCTACAAGGTCGTCTTCGTGCCCTTCCGCGGCGGTCGCCCGGCGGGGCCGCCGATCGATGTCGTCACCGGCTTTCGCGGCGCCGACGGCAAGACGCGTGGACGTCCCGTGGGCGTTACTGTCGACCCGCGCGGCGCGTTGGTCGTCGCGGACGATTTGTCGAACACGATCTGGCGGGTGACGGCGGCGGCAGGGCAGCCCCGCTAG
- a CDS encoding DUF2231 domain-containing protein, with the protein MATTTERSYVRTALHPVHAVLLAAILPCFLGALLSDLAYGSSYELQWANFASWLIVGGLVFGGLALLWAIVGLLRADVRRDRRRGLYVLALLGAWIVGFVNALVHAKDGWARMPDATILSLIALLLALLAIWLGFPSLRAGDMK; encoded by the coding sequence GTGGCGACCACCACCGAGCGATCTTATGTCCGAACCGCGTTGCATCCCGTCCATGCAGTCCTGCTCGCCGCCATCCTGCCGTGCTTCCTCGGCGCGCTGCTGAGCGACCTGGCTTATGGGTCGAGTTATGAGCTGCAATGGGCGAATTTCGCGTCGTGGCTGATTGTCGGCGGGCTGGTGTTCGGCGGGCTTGCGTTACTGTGGGCGATCGTCGGCTTGCTCCGCGCCGATGTTCGGCGCGACCGGCGGCGGGGGCTGTACGTGCTGGCGCTGCTGGGCGCCTGGATCGTCGGTTTCGTCAATGCCCTGGTCCATGCCAAGGACGGCTGGGCGCGGATGCCGGATGCGACGATCCTGTCGCTCATTGCCTTGCTGCTCGCGCTCCTGGCGATCTGGCTCGGTTTTCCCAGCCTTCGTGCGGGAGACATGAAATGA
- the folP gene encoding dihydropteroate synthase yields MTRIYLRPTAFVDAPFGLDGQVARLAGGLVWFSAVELIRVESGRRSLELVPVADMEGLLPTLGADTAQAWANLTSPRMPLTLGGRTIRLDQPQVMGILNVTPDSFSDGGAHDDLARATAAGFAMAEAGAALIDIGGESMRPGAQAVWEQDEISRVIPPLRMLAGAGTAISIDTRKAAVMEAALAEAPVMVNDVSALSWDPRAAEIVARSGAPVVLMHHQGTPETMQQNPVYDGPVLLAVYDWLETRIAAALEAGIRRDRILVDPGIGFGKTVQHNLDLMNGLALFHGLGCPIVLGASRKRMIGALSNEAPADQRLGGSIALALKAMEQGAQIVRVHDVPETVQALKVWRGLRDAALTPQS; encoded by the coding sequence ATGACCCGAATCTATCTCCGTCCCACCGCCTTCGTCGACGCGCCGTTCGGGCTGGATGGACAGGTGGCGCGGCTCGCCGGGGGGCTGGTCTGGTTTTCGGCTGTGGAATTGATCCGGGTGGAAAGCGGGCGGCGGTCGCTGGAATTGGTGCCGGTTGCCGATATGGAAGGATTGCTCCCCACGCTTGGCGCGGATACCGCTCAGGCTTGGGCCAATCTCACATCTCCGCGCATGCCTCTGACCTTAGGCGGGCGGACGATCCGTCTCGATCAGCCGCAGGTGATGGGCATATTGAACGTCACGCCGGACAGTTTTTCGGACGGCGGCGCGCACGACGATTTGGCGCGCGCCACCGCGGCGGGCTTCGCCATGGCGGAAGCCGGGGCCGCGCTCATCGACATTGGCGGGGAATCCATGCGGCCGGGCGCGCAGGCGGTATGGGAGCAGGATGAAATCTCGCGCGTCATACCGCCGCTCCGGATGCTGGCAGGGGCGGGGACGGCCATTTCGATCGATACGCGCAAGGCGGCGGTGATGGAGGCGGCGTTGGCCGAGGCTCCGGTGATGGTGAACGATGTGTCGGCGCTCAGCTGGGATCCGCGCGCGGCGGAAATCGTGGCGCGATCGGGCGCGCCGGTCGTGCTCATGCATCATCAGGGTACACCCGAGACGATGCAGCAGAACCCAGTTTATGACGGTCCCGTGCTGCTCGCGGTCTACGATTGGCTGGAAACCCGGATCGCGGCGGCGCTGGAAGCGGGCATTCGGCGCGACAGGATTTTGGTCGATCCCGGCATCGGTTTCGGCAAGACCGTGCAGCATAATCTCGACCTGATGAACGGCCTCGCGCTGTTCCATGGCCTCGGCTGCCCGATCGTGCTGGGGGCGAGCCGGAAGCGGATGATCGGGGCGCTGTCGAACGAAGCGCCAGCGGATCAGCGGCTGGGCGGCTCCATCGCCCTGGCGCTGAAGGCGATGGAGCAGGGCGCCCAGATCGTGCGTGTGCACGACGTGCCCGAAACGGTTCAGGCCTTGAAGGTGTGGCGCGGCCTCCGCGATGCCGCGCTCACGCCTCAATCGTGA
- a CDS encoding helicase HerA-like domain-containing protein has product MKQEGALFVGSGPGGPQWLRLDRANRHGLIAGATGTGKTVTLQGLAEGFSAAGVPVFLADVKGDLAGLAMPATPNAPYYEKLTARAAEIGMADYAPAEAPAIFWDLFGEQGHPIRTTVTEMGPLLLARLMGLNETQEGVLNIAFRAADDEGMLLLNLDDLQAMLTFCADHADALSATYGNVARATVGAIQRQLLALDAQGGGSFFGEPALQIADFMRVDEQGRGQVSILAADKLMASPRLYATFLLWLLSELFEDLPEVGDSDKPKLVFFFDEAHLLFDDAPKALLEKIEQVVRLIRSKGVGVYFVTQNPIDIPDDVAAQLGNRIQHALRAFTPRDQKAVAAAAETFRPNPSVDVASAITELRTGEALVSLLQEDGSPSPVERTLIRPPASRLGPLEPKERAIIRSLSPVGTLYDEAVDRESAYEMLKTRGEQAVAEAARIKAEKNAEKARIAQEKAEAAAERERRRNPSLQDQMLNQVGRAVQRQVANKVAGQIVRGILGSLFGRR; this is encoded by the coding sequence ATGAAGCAGGAAGGCGCGCTTTTCGTCGGATCGGGACCGGGCGGTCCGCAATGGCTACGCCTCGACCGCGCCAACCGCCACGGCCTCATCGCTGGCGCCACCGGCACCGGCAAGACGGTGACCTTGCAGGGCCTTGCCGAGGGATTTTCCGCCGCGGGCGTGCCGGTCTTTCTCGCCGACGTGAAGGGCGACCTCGCGGGCCTTGCCATGCCCGCGACGCCCAACGCGCCTTATTATGAGAAGCTCACCGCGCGGGCGGCGGAGATCGGGATGGCGGATTATGCGCCCGCCGAGGCCCCGGCCATCTTCTGGGACTTGTTTGGGGAGCAAGGCCATCCCATCCGCACCACCGTCACCGAAATGGGGCCGCTGCTGCTCGCCCGCCTGATGGGCCTTAACGAGACGCAGGAAGGCGTTCTCAACATCGCCTTCCGCGCGGCAGACGATGAAGGGATGCTGCTCCTCAACCTCGACGACCTCCAGGCGATGCTGACCTTCTGCGCGGACCATGCCGATGCCTTGTCCGCCACCTACGGCAACGTGGCCCGCGCGACCGTGGGCGCGATCCAGCGTCAGCTTCTCGCCTTGGACGCGCAGGGCGGCGGAAGCTTCTTCGGCGAGCCCGCGCTTCAGATCGCCGATTTCATGCGCGTGGATGAGCAGGGGCGCGGCCAGGTCAGCATCCTCGCTGCCGACAAGCTGATGGCGAGCCCGCGCCTCTACGCGACCTTCCTCCTCTGGCTGCTGTCCGAATTGTTCGAGGATCTGCCCGAGGTCGGCGATTCCGACAAGCCGAAGCTCGTCTTCTTCTTCGACGAAGCGCACCTGCTGTTCGACGACGCGCCCAAGGCTTTGCTGGAGAAGATCGAGCAAGTCGTGCGCCTCATCCGCTCGAAAGGCGTCGGCGTCTATTTCGTGACGCAGAACCCGATCGACATTCCCGACGATGTCGCCGCCCAGCTCGGCAACCGCATCCAGCACGCCTTGCGCGCCTTCACACCGCGCGACCAGAAGGCTGTCGCGGCGGCGGCCGAGACGTTCCGCCCCAATCCGTCCGTCGACGTCGCTTCGGCGATCACCGAGCTTCGGACCGGCGAGGCCTTGGTGTCGCTGCTGCAGGAGGACGGCTCCCCTTCCCCCGTCGAGCGCACCCTGATCCGGCCACCCGCCTCGCGCCTCGGCCCGCTGGAGCCCAAGGAACGGGCGATCATCCGCTCCCTCTCGCCCGTTGGCACCCTGTATGACGAAGCCGTCGACCGGGAAAGCGCCTACGAAATGCTGAAGACACGCGGCGAGCAGGCGGTGGCCGAAGCCGCGCGGATCAAGGCCGAGAAGAACGCCGAAAAGGCCCGCATCGCGCAGGAAAAAGCGGAAGCTGCCGCCGAGCGCGAGCGCCGCAGAAACCCCTCGCTGCAGGATCAGATGCTGAACCAGGTCGGCCGCGCCGTGCAGCGGCAGGTCGCGAACAAGGTGGCGGGCCAGATCGTGCGCGGCATCCTCGGCAGCCTGTTCGGTAGGCGGTGA
- a CDS encoding glycosyltransferase family 4 protein, whose translation MDVTELRIALFSGNYNYVRDGANQALNRLVDYLLRQGAAVRIYSPTVDNPAFEPKGDLISVPSLAIPGRAEYRAPLMIPPSVKRDIKAFQPNIFHIASPEILGHRAVTLAHRLDLPVVASVHTRFETYLRYYGAAFLEPLVEAGLRRLYRRCDAIFAPSESMAQCLRDQRMNYNVGIWTRGIDTGIFDPARRSLEWRRSLGIEDDMPVVGFVGRLVMEKGLDVFSDAIDRLEKRQVRHKVLIVGEGPARDWFEKRLPNAIFAGFQGGNDLGRAVASMDMLFNPSVTETFGNVTLEAMAVGLPVVAAIATGSESLVTDNVTGRLIRPGAIDAFADALAHYCRDEAARKAAGEAGRAVTLHYGWDEVNQALVDAYLRVIREHAGAGRPKDSPVP comes from the coding sequence ATGGACGTGACCGAGCTTCGCATCGCCCTGTTCAGCGGCAATTACAATTATGTTCGGGACGGCGCGAACCAGGCGCTGAACCGGCTGGTCGATTATCTGCTCCGCCAGGGCGCGGCGGTGCGGATCTATTCCCCGACTGTGGACAATCCGGCGTTCGAGCCCAAGGGCGACCTGATCAGCGTCCCTTCCCTCGCCATCCCGGGCCGCGCCGAATATCGCGCGCCGCTGATGATCCCGCCCTCCGTCAAGCGGGACATCAAGGCGTTCCAGCCCAACATCTTCCACATCGCGAGCCCGGAAATCCTCGGTCACCGCGCGGTGACGCTGGCGCACAGGCTGGACTTGCCCGTGGTAGCTTCGGTCCATACTCGGTTCGAAACCTATCTGCGTTATTACGGCGCGGCATTTCTGGAGCCGTTGGTCGAAGCGGGCCTGCGCCGCCTCTATCGCCGCTGCGACGCCATCTTCGCGCCGTCGGAAAGCATGGCTCAATGCCTGCGCGATCAGCGGATGAACTATAATGTCGGCATCTGGACGCGCGGCATCGACACCGGCATCTTCGATCCCGCGCGCCGCAGCCTCGAATGGCGCCGCTCGCTCGGCATCGAGGATGATATGCCGGTCGTCGGCTTCGTCGGCCGCCTCGTCATGGAAAAGGGTCTCGACGTTTTTTCCGACGCGATCGACCGGCTGGAAAAGCGGCAGGTCCGGCACAAGGTATTGATCGTCGGGGAAGGCCCGGCGCGGGACTGGTTCGAAAAGCGCCTGCCCAACGCGATCTTCGCAGGCTTCCAGGGCGGAAACGATCTCGGCCGCGCCGTCGCCTCGATGGACATGCTGTTCAACCCGTCGGTCACGGAAACGTTCGGCAATGTGACGCTGGAGGCGATGGCGGTCGGCCTGCCGGTCGTCGCCGCGATCGCGACGGGCAGCGAGAGCCTCGTCACCGACAACGTCACCGGCCGCCTGATCCGTCCGGGCGCCATCGACGCTTTCGCCGACGCGCTCGCGCATTATTGCCGCGACGAAGCCGCCCGCAAGGCCGCGGGCGAAGCCGGACGCGCCGTGACCCTTCATTATGGCTGGGACGAGGTCAATCAGGCTCTCGTCGACGCCTATCTGCGGGTGATCCGCGAACATGCGGGCGCTGGACGGCCGAAGGACAGCCCCGTTCCCTGA